The window CGCGTCTATCTGACCGGTCACTACACCCGCGACTGCTGCCCGAATTATCTCCGCGAAGAGCACCAGTCCGCCCTGGTCGCCGGGGCAGGGCGCCTCGCCACCCACAGCACCACCGTCGCCAATTTCCTGCGTGAAAATCCCGGCCCGTATTCCCACTACGTGCTGCTGGATCATCAGGACTGGCTGGCGGCGCATAAGCCTCAAGCGCTGGCTGAAGAGTGGCAGCTCATTTTGGAAAACAGCCGCCCCGGCACCCGCATCCTCATGCGCTCTGCCAGCCCGGTCATTGATTTCATCCCGCCTTTCGCCCGGGAGCGCCTGCAGATGACTCACACCCAACCCCTGGCCGATTACCTGCATCTGCAGGACCGCGTGGGCACTTACGGTTGCACCTTATTAGCCGATGTGATCGCATGAGCTCAGACACGACGAACCAAAAGTCACTCAACGGCTATTACCGCTGGCATGCGCGCATCTATGACCTCACGCGCTGGGCCTTCCTGTTTGGCCGGAAGTCCATCATCCAGCGGGCCGCCACCCAGATGCTGGTGCCTGAGCGCATCCTCGAGATCGGCTGCGGCACCGGGCAAAACCTCGTGGAACTGGCCGAGCGCTTCCCCAGGGCCCAGATCGTCGGACTGGACCTGTCAAAGGACATGCTGGACCAAGCCCGGCCCAAACTGAAGCGTTATGGCGGCCGTGTCGGGCTGCTGCATCAGGCTTATGACCAACCCATCGCGGTGAACACCAAGTTTGACCTCGTGGTCTTCAGCTACTGCCTGACGATGATCAACCCCGGCTTCGAGCAGGTGATCTCCCTGTGTCGGCAAGACCTCAGCGAGCGCGGCGTCATCGCCGTCGTGGACTTTCATGAGAGCCGCTGGGCCTGGTTCCGCCGCTGGATGGGCGTGAATCATGTCCGCATGGACGGGCAGGTGATGGAGCAGCTGCGCCAGCACTTCCAGCCCCTCATCTGCCAGATCAGCCACGGCTACGGCGACCTCTGGCGCTACCTGCTGTTTGTGGGCAAGTGATTGCCTGATGGAGAGGCGTGCGGACACTGTTGTCCGCCTTCTTCAAAGGGTGGTGAAGTCCGGAAGGAATGCCCCGGCTCCGCCCACGTTCGGAGCCCCGGCTTCAGTCGGATCAGAGGCTAACCAACGATGTGTTGATTCTCTGAGGTCCGCCTCAAGGCGCTGCTCCGAACCCTGCTCTCAAGAGAAAACGGGACAACCCCAGACACGGGCCGTCTGGAAGAGGTGTGATCTCCCACAGATTCGGGGAGGCCAGCAGATGGGGATGGATTGACCTCAATCTGCTGGCCTCCTTGAATCGGCTGGAGATCCTCTGAGTGAGACGGATGAGGCCAATGTGGTGCCCTCTCTTTCAGATTTCCCTCGGCACGACTCCCGGGGCTGAAAAAACCGTCTTCGCTCTTGACAAACCCTTGGTTAATCCCATCCGCCGACCGGGGTTTGATCCACTCAGATCGGGTTAAAAAAATCGCGTTTTTTTGAATTAGTCTAACGCCTTATTCATCAATGAATTACGCTCCTCTGCTTGAGCCACTTCCGTGACCTCTTTGAAAAAAGAAGTTGCGTCTTGCCACGGTGATTCATCCGGTCCTCATCGCATGAAAGATGCGAA is drawn from Prosthecobacter debontii and contains these coding sequences:
- a CDS encoding class I SAM-dependent methyltransferase, giving the protein MSSDTTNQKSLNGYYRWHARIYDLTRWAFLFGRKSIIQRAATQMLVPERILEIGCGTGQNLVELAERFPRAQIVGLDLSKDMLDQARPKLKRYGGRVGLLHQAYDQPIAVNTKFDLVVFSYCLTMINPGFEQVISLCRQDLSERGVIAVVDFHESRWAWFRRWMGVNHVRMDGQVMEQLRQHFQPLICQISHGYGDLWRYLLFVGK